In Lactococcus garvieae subsp. garvieae, the following proteins share a genomic window:
- a CDS encoding divergent PAP2 family protein, with the protein MNFFTEIISNQILITAIVGWFAAQIIKIIVDIFRYRRLDWRLLFATGGMPSSHSALVVSMTTATGLSQGFDSAVFAVATVFAFVVMYDAQGIRRQAGTHAYILNIIIKTIENPKINAEKALKELLGHTPFQVLGGAILGIIVALLMN; encoded by the coding sequence ATGAACTTTTTTACTGAAATTATAAGTAACCAAATTTTAATTACAGCCATCGTGGGATGGTTTGCTGCACAAATCATCAAAATTATTGTCGATATTTTTCGCTACCGTAGGTTGGATTGGCGATTGCTTTTTGCTACAGGTGGTATGCCGAGCTCGCACAGTGCTTTGGTAGTTTCTATGACCACAGCAACAGGTCTTTCGCAAGGTTTTGACTCCGCTGTATTTGCTGTTGCTACCGTTTTTGCCTTTGTCGTGATGTATGATGCGCAAGGCATAAGGCGTCAAGCAGGGACTCATGCTTATATTTTAAATATTATTATCAAAACAATTGAAAACCCTAAGATAAATGCGGAAAAAGCCTTAAAAGAACTTCTGGGTCATACGCCTTTTCAAGTCTTGGGTGGCGCAATTTTAGGAATTATCGTGGCTCTTTTAATGAATTAA
- a CDS encoding peptide chain release factor 3, with the protein MNRAEEIKKRRTFAIISHPDAGKTTITEQLLKFGGAIREAGTVKARKTGNFAKSDWMDIEKERGISVTSSVMQFDYAGKRVNILDTPGHEDFSEDTYRTLMAVDAAVMVIDSAKGIEAQTKKLFQVVKRRGIPVFTFINKLDRDGREPLDLLSELEDILGIASVPMNWPIGMGKNFQGLYDFYNKRIEVYQPENGQRFIEFGENGEIDASHPLTSNPFYAQAMEDAELLLDAGNEFDEEEVLAGQLTPVFFGSALTDFGVETFLDTFLTYAPEPNGHKTVEDEIIDPLREEFSGFVFKIQANMDIRHRDRIAFVRIVSGEFERGMGVKLLRTGKQVKLSNVTQFMAESRENVENAVAGDIIGVYDTGTYQVGDTLTTGKLKTPFEPLPTFTPELFMRVTAKNVMKQKSFQKGIEQLVQEGAIQLYKTYTTGEIMLGAVGQLQFEVFKHRMENEYNSEIIMTPMGSKTVRWIKPEDLDEKMSSSRNILARDRFDHPLFLFENDFAMRWFKDKYPDVELMEQFSV; encoded by the coding sequence ATGAATAGAGCAGAAGAAATAAAAAAACGCCGTACCTTTGCCATCATCAGTCACCCGGATGCTGGTAAAACAACAATAACAGAACAACTCCTTAAATTTGGTGGAGCCATCCGTGAGGCTGGAACTGTCAAAGCACGTAAAACAGGAAATTTTGCAAAATCGGACTGGATGGACATTGAAAAAGAACGTGGGATTTCTGTGACTTCATCAGTTATGCAGTTTGATTATGCTGGTAAGCGCGTGAATATCTTGGATACACCAGGACACGAGGATTTCTCAGAAGACACTTACCGTACCTTGATGGCCGTTGATGCTGCAGTCATGGTAATCGATAGCGCCAAAGGTATTGAGGCCCAAACTAAAAAACTTTTCCAAGTTGTGAAACGCCGTGGCATTCCGGTATTTACATTTATTAATAAATTGGACCGTGATGGACGTGAACCCCTGGATTTACTGAGTGAATTGGAAGATATCTTGGGTATCGCTTCTGTGCCAATGAACTGGCCAATCGGTATGGGGAAAAATTTCCAAGGTCTCTATGACTTTTATAACAAACGTATTGAAGTTTATCAGCCTGAAAACGGTCAGCGCTTCATCGAATTTGGAGAAAATGGTGAGATTGATGCCAGCCACCCACTGACAAGTAATCCTTTCTACGCACAAGCCATGGAAGATGCGGAACTCTTACTTGATGCTGGGAATGAATTTGACGAGGAAGAAGTACTTGCGGGTCAGTTGACACCTGTCTTCTTTGGTTCGGCCTTGACGGACTTTGGGGTTGAAACCTTCTTGGACACCTTCTTAACTTACGCACCAGAGCCTAATGGACATAAGACTGTTGAGGATGAAATCATCGATCCATTACGTGAAGAATTCTCAGGTTTTGTCTTTAAGATTCAAGCCAACATGGATATCCGTCACCGCGACCGGATTGCCTTTGTGCGGATTGTATCGGGCGAATTTGAGCGAGGAATGGGCGTGAAACTCCTTCGTACAGGGAAACAAGTCAAACTTTCAAACGTTACTCAGTTTATGGCAGAATCTCGTGAAAATGTCGAAAACGCTGTAGCAGGTGATATCATCGGGGTTTACGATACAGGAACTTACCAGGTTGGTGATACACTGACCACAGGTAAACTTAAAACGCCTTTTGAACCGCTACCCACTTTCACACCGGAACTTTTCATGCGCGTGACTGCTAAAAATGTCATGAAGCAAAAATCATTCCAAAAAGGGATTGAGCAGTTGGTACAAGAAGGGGCGATACAGCTCTACAAAACCTATACGACAGGGGAAATTATGCTTGGTGCAGTTGGACAACTGCAATTTGAAGTGTTCAAACACCGGATGGAGAACGAGTATAATTCAGAAATCATCATGACGCCAATGGGGAGCAAGACAGTCCGTTGGATTAAACCTGAAGATTTGGATGAAAAGATGTCGTCAAGCCGTAATATCCTTGCACGAGATCGCTTCGATCACCCGCTCTTCCTCTTTGAAAACGACTTTGCCATGCGTTGGTTTAAAGATAAATATCCTGATGTAGAATTGATGGAGCAATTCTCTGTTTAA
- a CDS encoding signal peptidase I, with product MSKTQLQPDNIKDWDLSGGGGFTLSALEFSQDIQEQLNEVKRILAASEAKQEDTPFVDTPFVDTPFVDTPFVDTPFVDTSSDRSGSERITEGDTSVTSKTDQVLREKELVSEDSDKMGERKVVASENLSYHYYNAFPQEAKQYPTLLISKMTASPTVRSDFYHPGCPELDFDTYQDKQPAKSKSKGASLISNAFFYLIIIVLLIFVESRLILQDEASKPVNIGGFSPMTVLSNSMRSVYPRNSFLLTRQVDANTLDIGDDITFITESDRVVTHRITGIEENHLRTRERGFTTKGVDNQREDSDMVHASNVIGQVIFSSYPIGRAIHFIRNNLVVSVIVMLIAMLLLHEIMNFIVMAIKQKRFKSGNKRKRNRRAVTERKPLSHEAR from the coding sequence ATGAGCAAGACTCAGTTACAGCCAGATAATATAAAAGATTGGGATCTTAGTGGTGGAGGTGGTTTTACCTTGTCAGCTCTTGAGTTTTCACAAGATATTCAAGAACAGCTCAATGAAGTGAAAAGAATTCTCGCAGCAAGCGAAGCGAAGCAAGAGGATACGCCATTCGTAGATACGCCATTCGTAGATACGCCATTCGTAGATACGCCATTCGTAGATACGCCATTCGTAGATACATCATCCGATAGGTCGGGAAGTGAAAGGATAACAGAGGGGGACACAAGTGTTACTTCAAAAACAGATCAAGTTTTAAGAGAAAAAGAACTTGTATCGGAAGATTCCGATAAGATGGGGGAACGCAAAGTAGTAGCGTCAGAAAACCTTTCTTACCATTACTATAATGCTTTTCCTCAAGAAGCAAAACAGTATCCAACGCTGCTTATTAGTAAGATGACAGCATCCCCAACTGTACGTTCAGATTTTTATCACCCGGGATGTCCAGAGTTGGATTTCGATACTTATCAGGATAAACAGCCTGCTAAGTCCAAGTCAAAGGGTGCAAGTCTTATAAGCAATGCCTTCTTTTACTTGATTATTATTGTACTCTTGATTTTTGTAGAATCACGCTTGATTTTACAGGATGAAGCCAGCAAACCAGTCAACATTGGTGGTTTTTCTCCGATGACTGTTCTCTCTAATTCAATGAGGAGTGTTTATCCGAGAAATAGCTTTCTCTTGACGCGTCAGGTTGATGCAAACACACTGGATATTGGTGATGACATTACCTTTATTACAGAGTCAGACCGGGTGGTGACACACCGTATCACTGGAATTGAAGAGAATCATCTTCGTACACGTGAGCGTGGGTTTACAACGAAGGGTGTTGATAACCAGAGAGAAGATAGTGATATGGTTCATGCAAGTAATGTTATCGGTCAGGTTATATTTTCAAGTTACCCGATAGGAAGAGCTATTCATTTTATCCGGAATAATCTTGTTGTATCTGTTATTGTCATGCTGATTGCAATGTTGCTACTTCATGAAATTATGAATTTCATCGTTATGGCTATTAAACAGAAGCGGTTTAAATCTGGAAATAAAAGAAAGAGAAACCGTCGTGCTGTGACAGAAAGGAAACCTCTGTCTCATGAAGCTAGATAA
- a CDS encoding DEAD/DEAH box helicase — MKFNELGLSEGIVETLTAIGYEQPTPIQEQTIQLALSGRDVLGQAQTGTGKTAAFGLPTIEKINPENKAIQALVIAPTRELAVQGQEELFRFGKSKGLKVRTVFGGSSIEKQIKALRSGAHIVVGTPGRMVDLLKRKALDLSHLETLILDEADEMLNMGFLEDIEFIIGKTPAERQTLLFSATMPNDIKKIGVKFMKNPEHIKVAAKEMTADRIDQYFIKTKEFEKFDVLTRLLDVERPELAIVFGRTKRRVDEITRGLKLRGYRAEGIHGDLDQNKRLRVLRDFKGGHLDILVATDVAARGLDISGVTHVYNYDITQDQESYVHRIGRTGRAGKSGRSVTFVSYNEMGYLRAIEKLTKKEMKGMRPPTKEDAYQASLSVAMDEIKRDLQDGSLKGKLTKFDADAEQLLAEYDVKELVAMLIQSRVKDPDTMPEVQITAERPLPFNGEGKGFKGKGKGGKGGGRYGRDRNNNRGGRGGDRDGKGGYRGKGGDRDRDDKKRNWRDRDDKKRDYYKKDRKPKTQGSEKQAGFVMRNRGDK, encoded by the coding sequence TTGAAATTCAACGAACTCGGCCTTTCAGAAGGCATTGTCGAGACGCTTACAGCTATCGGTTATGAGCAACCAACGCCCATCCAAGAGCAAACGATTCAACTCGCGCTCTCAGGACGTGACGTTCTTGGACAAGCTCAAACAGGTACTGGTAAAACAGCCGCTTTTGGCCTTCCAACAATCGAAAAAATTAATCCAGAAAATAAAGCGATTCAAGCTCTTGTAATCGCACCAACACGTGAACTTGCTGTTCAAGGGCAAGAAGAACTTTTCCGCTTTGGTAAATCTAAAGGGCTTAAAGTCCGCACTGTTTTTGGTGGTTCAAGCATCGAAAAACAAATCAAAGCTCTGCGCTCAGGTGCACACATCGTTGTCGGTACACCAGGACGTATGGTGGATTTGCTTAAACGTAAAGCACTTGACCTTTCACATCTTGAAACATTGATTCTTGATGAAGCAGATGAAATGCTTAACATGGGCTTCCTTGAGGATATCGAATTCATCATCGGTAAAACACCAGCAGAACGTCAAACATTGCTCTTCTCAGCAACTATGCCAAATGACATCAAAAAAATTGGTGTCAAATTCATGAAGAATCCAGAGCATATCAAAGTTGCGGCTAAAGAAATGACCGCTGATCGTATCGATCAATACTTTATCAAGACAAAAGAATTTGAAAAATTTGACGTCTTGACACGCTTGCTTGATGTTGAACGTCCAGAACTCGCTATTGTTTTTGGACGTACAAAACGCCGTGTGGATGAAATCACACGTGGTTTGAAATTACGTGGTTATCGTGCCGAAGGTATTCACGGTGACTTGGACCAAAACAAACGTTTACGCGTGTTACGTGATTTTAAAGGTGGTCACTTGGACATCTTGGTTGCTACTGACGTTGCAGCCCGTGGACTTGACATCTCAGGTGTAACCCACGTTTACAACTACGACATTACGCAAGACCAAGAAAGCTACGTTCACCGTATTGGACGTACCGGTCGTGCTGGTAAGTCAGGTCGTTCTGTAACCTTCGTCAGTTACAATGAAATGGGTTATCTCCGTGCCATTGAAAAATTGACTAAGAAAGAAATGAAAGGCATGCGTCCGCCAACAAAAGAAGATGCTTATCAAGCTAGCCTTTCTGTTGCCATGGATGAAATCAAACGTGACCTCCAAGACGGTAGTCTTAAAGGTAAGTTGACAAAATTTGATGCTGATGCAGAACAACTCTTGGCAGAATATGATGTCAAAGAATTGGTAGCCATGCTTATCCAAAGCCGTGTGAAAGACCCTGACACAATGCCAGAAGTCCAAATCACAGCAGAACGCCCATTACCATTTAATGGTGAAGGCAAAGGCTTCAAGGGCAAAGGTAAAGGCGGCAAAGGTGGCGGCCGTTATGGGCGTGACCGCAACAACAATCGCGGTGGCCGTGGTGGCGATCGTGATGGCAAGGGCGGTTACCGTGGAAAAGGCGGCGACCGTGACCGCGATGACAAGAAACGCAACTGGCGTGATCGCGACGATAAAAAACGTGACTACTACAAGAAAGACCGTAAACCAAAAACACAAGGCAGCGAAAAACAAGCTGGCTTCGTAATGCGTAACCGCGGTGACAAATAA
- a CDS encoding LTA synthase family protein, which yields MQNYSNINKKNRILQIVSMLSLFIGLSSVNFDQVLPEEVTYSTPVSFLLLVYRIIGFFGLAYLALVFVKNKDIWMMQVARRSRGKNKLLDWKRIIAVPCVLFAYYLFHLSMILVENINNAAFRADYISLNLNLLVERYLPLAGILLLAIGLVTHIPDNKKLKKVSNIAADIKVEHFYMALLTSVAFLDHMTRRLVWNTGFGPTNSAGNLRLVYVANNIVGRDDFLRLYGNFLFAFIVICVLSYFIVKGVQAFKANKVNCSMALTSSLLLALIFNYFIQASMRVEAAPMIYGYVVAGVSLFQILVLTLIFMAIYLLLNRYMIATAVIILVFGSFTVGNAIKFSERQEPIYVSELSWLMNLKSLLSFVDLKLVAVAATVLLVLVTLVILLSRKFFKGKIMSWKERGWTAIILIVLAFPLVQNFRNFTSPDKQINVPILTQYIKVSNGDILWKGSPNIARAKSLSYVWVKQIFGKAMEEPEGYSQAKIQEIVQKYSDEAEKINKNRSSHITDQTVIYLLSESLSNPNRVQGATLSENPLKNIDEIKASATGGLMYSNGFAGGTANMEAQTLSGLPKVNFSSNISTINSDVFPSMPFIPSISNYFPEKIALHPENATNYNRNSIYNKLGFDHFYALSGTDKADLLTNQETLDGKVSDAQTYRDVLDKIDPSKSQFFSVLTMQNHMPYTSYSGSSTITASGEGYSEAQNQLLENYVRKISDTDKATKEFLTELEKIDKKITLVFYGDHLSNVFPSDYAGFKEDPLNAYKTDYFIWSNKGNTTDKQVDLSSATFTPALFEATGSKVSPYYALLSDVMWEVPAAYNSPLSSTVTLTEEQSKRMEDLKLVQYDLTSGKHYLKEDSPFFKLEK from the coding sequence ATGCAAAATTATAGTAATATAAATAAAAAGAACAGAATATTGCAAATTGTTTCAATGCTCTCCTTATTTATAGGTTTATCTAGTGTAAACTTTGATCAAGTTTTACCTGAGGAAGTAACTTACTCAACTCCAGTTAGTTTTTTACTTTTAGTCTATCGTATTATTGGATTTTTCGGTCTTGCTTATCTGGCACTTGTTTTTGTAAAGAATAAAGATATTTGGATGATGCAGGTCGCGAGACGTTCGAGGGGGAAAAACAAGCTCTTGGACTGGAAAAGAATCATTGCTGTCCCTTGTGTTTTATTTGCTTATTATCTTTTTCATCTTTCGATGATTCTGGTTGAGAATATAAATAATGCAGCTTTTAGAGCAGATTATATTTCCTTAAATTTAAATCTACTTGTTGAGCGTTACTTGCCTTTAGCTGGTATACTTCTTTTAGCTATAGGATTGGTTACACATATACCTGACAATAAGAAATTAAAAAAAGTATCCAATATCGCTGCGGATATTAAAGTTGAACATTTCTATATGGCTTTGCTGACGAGTGTGGCCTTTCTTGATCATATGACCCGTCGTTTAGTTTGGAATACAGGCTTTGGACCGACAAATTCTGCAGGAAATCTACGCTTGGTTTATGTCGCAAACAATATTGTAGGACGTGATGACTTTTTACGTCTTTATGGAAATTTTCTTTTCGCTTTTATTGTTATTTGTGTTCTAAGCTATTTTATTGTCAAAGGGGTTCAAGCATTTAAAGCCAACAAAGTAAACTGTTCAATGGCTTTAACAAGCAGTTTACTTCTGGCTCTGATATTTAACTATTTTATTCAAGCATCAATGAGAGTTGAAGCAGCGCCGATGATTTATGGGTATGTTGTGGCGGGAGTAAGCCTTTTCCAAATTTTAGTTTTAACTTTGATTTTTATGGCTATCTATTTGCTGCTTAATCGTTACATGATTGCTACGGCGGTTATAATTCTCGTCTTTGGAAGTTTTACTGTCGGAAATGCAATAAAATTTTCTGAGCGACAAGAGCCTATTTATGTTTCAGAACTTTCATGGTTAATGAATCTGAAGTCTTTACTCTCTTTCGTTGATTTAAAATTGGTAGCTGTAGCTGCGACAGTACTTTTAGTCCTTGTAACTCTTGTTATTTTATTAAGCCGAAAATTTTTCAAAGGTAAGATAATGTCTTGGAAAGAAAGAGGATGGACAGCGATCATTCTTATCGTTCTTGCTTTTCCCTTAGTTCAAAACTTCCGAAACTTTACCTCTCCAGATAAACAGATAAATGTGCCGATTTTAACACAATATATCAAAGTTTCAAATGGGGATATTTTATGGAAAGGCTCACCAAATATTGCGCGTGCCAAGTCTCTTTCTTACGTTTGGGTAAAGCAAATATTTGGTAAAGCAATGGAAGAACCGGAAGGTTACAGTCAAGCCAAAATACAGGAGATTGTTCAAAAGTATAGCGATGAAGCGGAGAAAATCAACAAAAACCGCTCCTCGCATATCACGGATCAAACAGTTATTTATCTTTTAAGTGAATCCTTGTCAAACCCTAACCGTGTCCAAGGCGCAACTTTATCAGAAAATCCTTTGAAAAATATTGATGAAATTAAGGCAAGTGCAACGGGCGGCTTAATGTATTCTAATGGTTTTGCTGGTGGAACGGCCAATATGGAAGCACAGACTTTAAGTGGACTTCCCAAAGTCAATTTTTCAAGCAATATTTCTACGATTAATTCAGATGTTTTTCCAAGTATGCCGTTTATTCCTTCTATTTCTAATTACTTCCCGGAAAAAATTGCCCTTCACCCCGAAAATGCAACCAATTATAATCGTAATTCAATCTATAATAAACTTGGATTCGATCATTTCTATGCGCTCTCGGGTACAGATAAAGCTGATTTATTAACCAACCAAGAAACTCTTGATGGCAAGGTTTCAGATGCTCAAACATATAGAGATGTTTTAGATAAAATTGATCCCTCTAAGTCACAATTCTTTAGTGTTTTGACCATGCAAAACCATATGCCATACACGAGCTATTCTGGGTCTTCCACTATAACAGCTTCAGGGGAAGGTTACTCAGAAGCGCAAAATCAACTTCTGGAGAATTATGTTCGTAAGATTTCGGATACAGATAAAGCAACGAAAGAATTCTTAACAGAACTTGAGAAGATTGATAAAAAAATTACTCTGGTTTTCTATGGAGACCACTTGTCGAATGTCTTTCCTTCTGACTATGCCGGCTTCAAAGAGGATCCATTAAATGCCTATAAGACAGATTACTTCATCTGGAGCAACAAAGGAAACACTACCGATAAACAAGTGGACTTAAGTTCAGCAACCTTTACGCCCGCTTTATTTGAAGCGACAGGCTCAAAAGTTTCACCTTACTATGCGCTCTTGTCAGATGTGATGTGGGAAGTTCCGGCAGCCTATAACTCCCCTCTATCTTCAACAGTAACCCTGACAGAAGAACAAAGCAAGCGTATGGAAGATTTGAAGTTGGTACAATATGACTTAACCTCTGGTAAACATTATTTGAAAGAAGATTCTCCTTTCTTCAAATTGGAAAAATAA
- a CDS encoding DUF7601 domain-containing protein has protein sequence MSRIKHIFSKLNVRHRVLLSALLLTLIATGITGTLAWSSGRQSALNQGQTSTEMRPVHLLKLERDTEGNQTEIAVPGADFVLYNNQDPENPVQIQTTFTTDQEGRITVSLPPGQYFFQEIRLPYGFAPDLDSDNQPIRRYDFTVTMDTTNDSPVVTVYNRRLSGDLIIEKTLVNDDGQELSDEQRTQLFEFRVTFSDNGTYEYQINGEGDMHELASGETLKLAHGQRAVFTNIPVGVHYTVEEVDMAHGQANNSSGNISTTPSIVAFTNRDMTRRGNLILEKEVQNSDGSPVTDEQKLLDFEFEIEFSNVPYGASFRFTTNRYQIDDVPNNDDDIREGTVTSGDTLTLRHGEILTIHDLPVGASYQIRELDTPDFVSGTGIVEGNIVQDANNRHRFINSYQVGGVEPTPGALSFEKQVISEDEAAREREFEFEVTFEPNENQVFQYRIVEGTTVGALQDFVSGDSIRLRHGQKVVFPDLPPGLTYTIREIPSDDFFESIDEVSGTTLSGGSSHHVFVNREIPSGSAHLIIEKNVLGVGYNADHEFLFDLYINGVRQEEVIRLRSGQSSEPIELELGDRWRVVERDSYSSGFSQESISNATGTVGQVHIGQNIYVRQTNLYIRETINLSGLKTWEMPTGVQPPQHITVQLMQGNIVVRQINVEGPHWTYSFENLPKFDNEGNEIHYTIREVPVSGWQPEMNPDNINLHNVWVDPVIARLEIEKQITGDEAPNDERFEFVMNPGGHVVTITNNGRVSFPELSFDRPGTFEFTIHETRGSTLGWVYDNSEYKWFVKVEQGTDGLLSLTEQWLTKNGERIDGLRPVFTNRFDASALLGETIDIPVKKVWNHKELTTDLQPHMIVVQLMTGDEEISRRKVTAESDWETVFQNLPRYDSQGEVIDYQVKELEVNGYAAKIRGSAQKGFTIQNTYVGMKEPPSKAPTPDRPSTTERLPDVGDRLTLVAIALGLVCLRIAYLLYKETRSKKD, from the coding sequence TTGAGTAGAATCAAGCACATTTTCAGTAAGTTGAATGTGAGGCATCGTGTCCTCCTTTCTGCTCTTTTATTGACACTGATAGCCACGGGAATTACAGGGACCTTGGCGTGGAGTAGCGGCAGGCAGAGTGCGCTTAATCAGGGGCAAACCAGTACAGAAATGCGCCCCGTTCATTTGCTGAAGCTGGAGAGGGATACGGAAGGAAACCAAACAGAAATAGCTGTTCCAGGAGCTGACTTTGTCCTCTACAATAATCAGGACCCAGAAAATCCTGTACAAATACAAACCACTTTTACGACAGATCAAGAGGGAAGAATCACGGTTTCGCTTCCACCGGGGCAGTACTTCTTCCAAGAAATTCGACTGCCTTATGGTTTTGCGCCAGACTTGGATTCGGATAATCAACCGATACGGCGGTATGACTTTACCGTTACGATGGACACGACAAATGATAGTCCCGTAGTGACAGTTTATAACCGCCGCTTATCCGGAGATTTGATTATTGAGAAAACCTTGGTGAATGATGATGGACAGGAACTTTCGGATGAGCAGCGCACCCAACTTTTTGAATTTCGTGTAACTTTTTCAGACAATGGAACTTATGAATACCAAATCAATGGCGAAGGCGACATGCATGAGCTAGCTTCAGGGGAAACGCTAAAGCTCGCTCATGGACAGCGTGCAGTCTTTACCAATATCCCTGTCGGTGTGCATTACACTGTCGAGGAAGTTGATATGGCTCATGGTCAAGCTAATAATTCTTCGGGTAATATCAGTACTACTCCCTCTATAGTAGCTTTTACCAATCGGGACATGACGCGCCGAGGGAATCTCATTTTGGAAAAAGAAGTGCAAAACTCGGATGGTTCTCCTGTGACAGATGAGCAGAAGTTACTTGACTTTGAGTTCGAGATAGAATTTTCAAATGTACCTTATGGCGCTTCCTTCCGCTTTACCACTAACCGTTATCAAATTGATGATGTCCCAAACAACGATGATGACATCCGTGAAGGGACAGTTACCAGCGGTGATACACTCACTCTACGTCACGGGGAAATTCTTACCATTCATGATTTACCAGTGGGCGCTTCTTATCAGATTCGTGAATTAGATACTCCAGATTTTGTTTCTGGCACAGGCATCGTTGAGGGGAACATTGTACAAGATGCTAATAATAGGCATCGATTTATCAACAGTTATCAAGTTGGCGGCGTTGAGCCTACTCCGGGAGCCCTGTCCTTTGAAAAACAAGTTATTTCAGAGGATGAGGCAGCGCGTGAAAGAGAGTTTGAATTTGAAGTTACTTTCGAACCGAATGAAAATCAAGTCTTCCAATATCGGATTGTTGAAGGGACTACAGTGGGCGCGTTGCAGGACTTTGTTTCTGGCGATAGCATTCGCCTGAGACATGGTCAGAAAGTTGTCTTTCCTGATCTGCCTCCTGGTTTGACTTACACTATCCGTGAGATTCCAAGTGATGACTTCTTTGAATCAATTGATGAGGTGAGTGGTACAACACTAAGTGGTGGCAGTTCACACCATGTCTTTGTAAACCGGGAAATACCGAGTGGTTCGGCTCATTTGATTATTGAAAAAAATGTTTTGGGTGTGGGTTACAATGCCGATCATGAGTTCTTGTTTGATCTTTATATCAATGGAGTAAGGCAGGAGGAAGTGATTCGCCTGAGAAGCGGTCAGTCTTCAGAACCAATTGAGCTTGAACTTGGCGATCGTTGGCGTGTTGTTGAGCGTGACAGTTACAGTAGTGGCTTTAGTCAGGAGAGCATCAGCAATGCTACGGGAACCGTTGGGCAGGTGCATATTGGACAGAATATTTATGTCCGTCAAACCAACCTTTACATTCGTGAGACTATTAATTTGTCCGGTCTTAAGACCTGGGAAATGCCAACAGGTGTGCAACCTCCTCAGCATATTACTGTCCAACTCATGCAAGGCAATATTGTGGTTCGGCAAATCAATGTTGAAGGGCCTCATTGGACTTACAGCTTTGAAAATTTACCGAAATTTGACAATGAAGGCAATGAAATTCACTATACTATCCGAGAGGTACCCGTTTCAGGTTGGCAACCGGAAATGAATCCTGACAATATTAACCTGCATAATGTTTGGGTAGACCCTGTTATAGCTAGATTAGAGATTGAAAAGCAAATCACAGGAGATGAAGCACCGAATGACGAACGCTTTGAGTTTGTCATGAATCCTGGCGGGCATGTTGTGACTATAACGAATAATGGTCGTGTAAGTTTCCCAGAGCTTTCCTTTGATCGTCCAGGGACGTTTGAATTTACCATTCATGAAACACGAGGAAGTACCTTAGGTTGGGTTTATGACAATTCCGAGTACAAATGGTTTGTTAAAGTTGAACAAGGAACAGATGGTTTACTTTCCCTAACTGAGCAATGGCTAACCAAAAATGGAGAGCGTATTGATGGTTTAAGGCCTGTCTTTACCAACCGTTTTGATGCTTCGGCATTGCTTGGCGAAACAATAGATATTCCAGTGAAAAAGGTTTGGAATCATAAAGAATTGACCACAGACTTGCAACCTCACATGATTGTTGTACAGTTAATGACTGGGGATGAGGAAATAAGCCGTAGAAAAGTTACGGCAGAAAGTGATTGGGAAACTGTTTTCCAAAATCTACCGCGCTATGATTCTCA